In a single window of the Dehalococcoidia bacterium genome:
- a CDS encoding UPF0182 family protein, with the protein MKLPAGWGRKFTQPPYESIPGGGAPAFSSRWLLIAAIAGVALILLNLVRSAYTDFLWFDNVEYASVYIKTVSAQALLFAVGAVVAGVLLWANLWLAHRQSVGPAAPEVPVEMAATLRRMLTIGILLGSVALAVIFGSVATGEWGTLLRFMAQVPFGKTDPLFNQDIGFYVFSLPLYRFVQSWLLWALVLTLAGVLGVYFLNFSIRGMGFQLRRAVKAHLLVLGAAVMLVLVSSYWLDTYDLVFSPRGAIFGATFTDVSTQLPALRVLMVIGLATAVTFIVGIFLQGIRVPVSAVAVWIAAAIVGLNLYPAVVQRFDVEPNEFIREQPFIVNNVRMTRQAFGLDRIEEQQYPARATVTDTELQANPGTVSNIRLWDYRPLKDTYNQIQFIRLYYEFHDVDVDRYTINGQYRQVMLAARELATERLPVEAQRWVNQRLQFTHGYGVAMSGVTEFTPEGRPVFLVKDVPPEGAVKIKEPRIYFGERTGNYVIVNSNTPEFDYPTPEDKPVYTSFAGKGGIALDSLFRRVAYAWQFNDLNIVVSSELTPRSRIMYRRNIADRVKQITPFLRLDKDPYIVVGDDGKLYWMQDAYTVTDQYPYSQPYRQGINYIRNSVKVVVDAYDGSVTYYVAEQDDPLIRTYERVFPTLFQPLDKMPAGLRNHVRYPEDMFQIQAEMYLKYHITDPQGFYNQEDLWSIPQEVYYDASITMEPYYVNMRLPGETREEFVLILPFTPRNKPNLVSWLAARMDGPHYGKLQSFRFPKDRQIDGPAQVEARISNDPEIARQVNLWNQGGSRVIRGNLLVIPIGQSILFVEPLYLQAANLNFPELKRVVVASGDKVYMAGSLSDSLSQLVGQAVAPPSPAQPGAPTAPPGVVGTLRQEVERLQQAIKALEQASKLMQESLSRLADLSKQ; encoded by the coding sequence ATGAAGCTGCCAGCTGGCTGGGGGAGGAAATTCACACAACCCCCATACGAGAGCATACCTGGTGGTGGCGCTCCGGCGTTTTCATCCCGCTGGCTGCTTATTGCAGCCATTGCCGGCGTGGCGCTGATCCTGCTGAACCTGGTGCGCTCCGCGTACACCGATTTCCTCTGGTTCGACAACGTCGAGTACGCGTCGGTGTATATCAAAACGGTAAGCGCCCAGGCGCTGCTGTTCGCGGTGGGCGCGGTGGTCGCGGGCGTTCTGCTCTGGGCCAACCTCTGGCTGGCCCATCGGCAGTCCGTGGGGCCGGCGGCCCCCGAGGTGCCGGTGGAGATGGCGGCCACCCTTCGGCGGATGCTGACCATTGGTATCCTGCTCGGCAGCGTTGCCCTCGCGGTGATCTTTGGGTCGGTAGCCACGGGAGAGTGGGGCACGCTTCTGCGCTTCATGGCGCAGGTCCCGTTCGGCAAGACCGACCCCTTGTTCAACCAGGACATCGGCTTCTATGTCTTTTCGCTTCCCCTGTACCGCTTTGTCCAGTCCTGGCTGCTGTGGGCGCTGGTCCTCACCCTCGCGGGAGTGCTGGGCGTCTATTTCCTCAACTTCAGCATCCGGGGCATGGGCTTCCAGCTCAGGCGGGCGGTGAAGGCCCACCTCCTCGTGCTGGGCGCCGCCGTCATGCTGGTCCTGGTGTCCAGCTACTGGCTGGACACGTATGACCTGGTGTTCTCCCCGCGGGGCGCGATATTCGGCGCCACGTTCACTGACGTGAGCACTCAGCTTCCCGCGCTGCGCGTGCTGATGGTGATAGGTCTGGCTACCGCCGTGACGTTCATCGTGGGCATCTTCCTGCAAGGGATACGGGTGCCCGTGAGTGCCGTGGCCGTGTGGATTGCGGCCGCCATCGTGGGGCTCAACCTGTACCCGGCGGTCGTGCAGCGCTTCGACGTGGAGCCTAACGAGTTCATCCGCGAGCAACCATTTATTGTGAACAACGTCCGGATGACACGGCAGGCGTTTGGGCTGGACCGAATTGAGGAGCAGCAGTACCCGGCCAGGGCCACGGTGACTGACACGGAGTTGCAGGCGAACCCGGGCACGGTGAGCAACATCCGGCTTTGGGACTACCGGCCATTGAAGGACACCTATAACCAGATCCAGTTCATCCGTCTCTACTACGAGTTCCACGACGTGGACGTGGACCGGTACACCATCAACGGGCAATACCGGCAGGTGATGCTGGCGGCCCGCGAGCTGGCGACGGAGCGCCTGCCCGTGGAGGCCCAGCGCTGGGTTAACCAGCGTCTCCAGTTCACGCATGGGTATGGCGTCGCGATGAGCGGCGTCACGGAGTTCACGCCCGAAGGCCGCCCTGTGTTTCTGGTGAAGGACGTGCCGCCGGAAGGCGCGGTCAAGATCAAAGAGCCGCGGATTTACTTTGGGGAGCGGACCGGGAACTACGTCATCGTTAATAGCAACACGCCTGAGTTCGACTATCCGACGCCGGAGGACAAGCCCGTCTATACGAGCTTTGCCGGCAAGGGGGGCATCGCCCTTGACTCGCTTTTCCGGCGCGTGGCCTACGCCTGGCAGTTCAACGATCTGAACATCGTAGTGAGCAGCGAGCTGACGCCGCGGAGCCGCATCATGTACCGGCGCAACATAGCGGACAGAGTCAAGCAAATTACGCCGTTCCTGCGCTTGGACAAAGACCCGTACATCGTGGTCGGCGACGACGGCAAGCTTTACTGGATGCAGGACGCCTACACCGTGACGGACCAGTATCCCTATTCCCAGCCATACCGGCAGGGGATTAACTACATCCGCAATAGCGTCAAGGTAGTCGTGGATGCGTACGACGGCTCTGTCACATACTATGTCGCGGAGCAGGACGACCCCTTGATTCGCACGTATGAACGCGTCTTCCCCACCCTCTTTCAGCCCCTAGACAAGATGCCCGCGGGGCTGCGGAATCACGTGCGCTATCCCGAGGACATGTTCCAGATTCAGGCGGAGATGTACCTGAAGTACCACATCACGGACCCCCAGGGCTTTTACAACCAGGAGGACCTGTGGAGCATCCCGCAGGAAGTGTACTACGACGCTTCCATCACGATGGAGCCGTACTACGTCAACATGCGGCTGCCGGGGGAGACCAGGGAGGAGTTTGTCCTTATCCTGCCCTTTACGCCCCGGAACAAGCCTAATCTTGTGTCATGGCTGGCGGCGCGCATGGACGGGCCGCACTACGGCAAGTTGCAGAGCTTCCGATTCCCGAAGGACAGGCAGATAGACGGACCGGCCCAGGTGGAGGCGCGCATCAGCAACGACCCCGAGATCGCGCGGCAGGTGAACCTGTGGAACCAGGGCGGCTCGCGGGTCATCCGGGGCAACCTGCTGGTCATACCCATAGGCCAGTCCATTCTTTTCGTTGAGCCGCTTTACCTCCAGGCCGCGAACCTGAACTTCCCTGAGTTGAAGCGAGTGGTCGTCGCGAGCGGAGACAAGGTCTATATGGCCGGCAGCCTGTCGGACAGCCTAAGTCAGTTGGTGGGCCAGGCGGTCGCGCCACCGTCTCCGGCTCAGCCCGGGGCGCCGACTGCTCCGCCCGGTGTGGTGGGTACCCTCCGCCAGGAGGTGGAGCGCCTCCAGCAGGCTATCAAGGCATTGGAGCAAGCGTCGAAGCTCATGCAGGAGAGCCTGAGCCGCCTGGCGGATCTGAGCAAGCAATAG
- the argB gene encoding acetylglutamate kinase: MKIGGSTLGAHDTTLEDLVALQRRGVRSIVVHGGGKTITQWLDKQGVPTRFVRGLRVTDAQSLQVVVAVLAGLVNKELVAGLHALGGKAMGLCGADGGLLEARVMDPELGYVGEVTRVDMTPLRAILDAGCIPVVAPIALQSPPREGSALLNVNADTVAGEVAVAAGARRLIFLTDVSGILDRSGTPISRLTTTEARDLAAKDVVSGGMIPKVEACLRALACADESLIIDGRSSHALLMAVEGRGEGTRIVKGGGA; encoded by the coding sequence GTGAAAATCGGTGGCAGTACGCTGGGCGCTCATGACACGACGCTTGAAGACCTGGTAGCGCTTCAGCGGCGCGGCGTCCGTTCCATCGTTGTCCACGGCGGCGGCAAGACCATTACCCAGTGGCTGGACAAGCAGGGAGTCCCGACGAGGTTCGTGCGCGGGCTGCGCGTCACCGACGCGCAGAGCCTCCAGGTCGTGGTCGCGGTGCTGGCCGGGCTGGTCAACAAGGAGCTGGTCGCTGGACTGCACGCGCTGGGCGGCAAGGCGATGGGCCTCTGCGGCGCGGACGGCGGCCTGCTGGAAGCGCGGGTCATGGATCCCGAGCTGGGCTACGTGGGCGAGGTGACGCGGGTGGACATGACGCCTCTGCGCGCCATCCTGGATGCGGGCTGCATCCCGGTCGTGGCGCCCATTGCGCTGCAAAGCCCGCCTCGTGAGGGAAGCGCGCTTCTGAACGTCAACGCCGACACGGTGGCGGGCGAGGTCGCCGTGGCCGCCGGCGCGCGGCGGCTCATCTTTCTGACGGACGTGTCGGGCATCCTCGACAGGTCGGGGACGCCCATATCCAGGCTCACGACGACGGAGGCCAGGGACCTGGCGGCGAAGGATGTCGTCTCCGGAGGCATGATCCCCAAGGTGGAGGCGTGTCTCCGCGCCCTTGCCTGCGCCGACGAATCGCTGATCATAGACGGGCGCTCCTCACACGCTCTGCTTATGGCCGTGGAAGGCCGCGGTGAGGGCACTCGCATCGTAAAAGGAGGTGGGGCTTAA